The window AGCCCCGAGGCGAATTTCAGCATCTCGGCCGAGCCGTCCACGGCATCGACCGGCGCATCCGGAAAGGCGGCGGCTATTCTGAACGTGATGTCGCCCGCCCCGCATCCGAGGTCGAGCACCCTCACGACATCCTTACCCTCCGGCATGCATTCGAGGAGGAGATTCACGAAATGCGAATGCGGCTCCTCGAAATCCGCGTTCCCGTATGCGGCCACCTGCTCCGCTCCGGTCATGAGCTCCGGCTCCGGCCTTCTCTTCATGTCACACCCCTCATGTCACACCCCGCCGAAAATAATCTAACCGGGCTTTTCTTTTTTTAAATCCCGATACATTATTAAGTCCTAAAAACGAGGCGGTGCATATGAAAGAAGAAAAACAATCGAAAGCGGTCGAGCTCATGCATATAGGCTTCGGCGTCTCCATAGACGCGTCGGAATACGAAGGCGGCATGGACGAGATAATAGAGACGGCGAGGATGTTCAGCTCTACGGTCGTCCTCCGGAACGTCCCCGATTCCATGCTCACGGACAAGTTCTTAAAGAAGCTGAAACCCCACTCGCACAAGATAATAATCGAGGTCTGAGGGGGAATATTTCATTTCGCCGGGGCCGGCAGAAGGTCGCAGAAATAAAACCTGCCGTCCCTCTTTACGACCTCGCCCCTTTCGAACTCCACACTCCGGCCGAATATCGGCCCGTCGTAGACGAACGTGTGGAATTCGCCGTTCTCCCCACAGGGATCGACGTCGTCCGGGAGGTCGGTGAGAAAGTCACGGTCATACTCCCTTCCGGCAAACTCCCCGCCGAGCGCCTCGCCGTCCACGCACACGACGACGGCTCTCCATCCCGATTCGATAAATTCCCGCGCGAGCTTTCCCGTATCCATTCCCCACAGCGGAAATTCACATTCGAATTCGAGCCTCCGCAAATGCCGCTCCCGGTATTCCCTCACGTCCCGGAGGAAGATATCGCCGTAAACGACCGTCGGTATAGCGCCCCTGTACCGGAGGAGAACGCCTTCGAGCGCGGCCTCGTACGCCTCGTTAGACGCCGCCCGGGGTATAACTATCTCTTCCAGCGGAATCCCGAGCGCCCGCGCCTGCCCCTGGAGGAGCACGGTCCTCACCCCGTGCATGCTGATCCTCCCGTACCCGGCAGTAACGGTCGTCACGAGCGCGGCCACGTCGAGCCTTCCTTCGGCGAGCACCCCGGCGAGCGCGGCTGCGCAGTCCTTGCCCCCGCTCCACGATAAAAGCGCCTTGGTTTT is drawn from Thermodesulfobacteriota bacterium and contains these coding sequences:
- a CDS encoding adenine nucleotide alpha hydrolase, which encodes MKTKALLSWSGGKDCAAALAGVLAEGRLDVAALVTTVTAGYGRISMHGVRTVLLQGQARALGIPLEEIVIPRAASNEAYEAALEGVLLRYRGAIPTVVYGDIFLRDVREYRERHLRRLEFECEFPLWGMDTGKLAREFIESGWRAVVVCVDGEALGGEFAGREYDRDFLTDLPDDVDPCGENGEFHTFVYDGPIFGRSVEFERGEVVKRDGRFYFCDLLPAPAK